From the Thermus brockianus genome, the window CAGGCCCCCAAGGCTTCCCCCGAGGCCAGCTTGGGGAGGAAGGTTTCCTTTTGCCGCTCGTTCCCCGCCAGGAGGATGTGCCCCGTGGCCAAGGAGTTGTGGCTCGCCACGGTGAGGGCCAGGGAGCCATCGTGGTAGGCGATCTCCTCCACCATGCGGGCGAAAAGGCGGGTGGAAAGCCCCGCCCCCCCATAGGCCTCGGGCACCACCGCCCCGAAGACGCCAAAGGCCGCCATCTTCTGCACCAGGTCCCAGGGGAAAGCCCCCGTGCGGTCCCTTTCCGCCGCCCCCGGGGCCACCTCCGCCTTCAAGAACTCCCGGAAAGGCCCCAGGACCTGCCGCTCCTCCCGCGTCTCCTCAAACCAGAGCTCCATGGTGGGCCAAGTATATCACTTTCTTGCGAGGTAGCAAAAAGGCGTCAGGACACAGGGGCGTGCTAGAGTTTTCCTCGTGCTCCTCCTCCTGGGCCCCACGGACGTGGGCAAGACCACCTTGGCCCACAGGCTTTTGGAGAAGCTTGGGGAAGCCTACCTCCTGGACCTGGACCCGGGGCAAGGGGCCTTGCCCGGCACCTTCACCCTCTTCCGCTACCGGGAAGGCACCCTCACCCCGGTGCGCCGCTACCTCCTGGGGGCCACCTCCCCCGCTGGCCTCACGGCCCGGGCGGTGGTGGGGGCCTTGCGCTTAGCCCGCCTCATCCCCCGGGGAAGCCCTGCGGTGGCGGACACGGACGGCCTTTTGGACCCGGAGTTCCGCCTCCTCCAGGCGGAGGCCTTGCGCCCGGCGGAGATCCTCATCCTGGGCTCAGAGGCCCTCCACCAGGCCTTTGCCTGGCGCCGGGACCTCAAGGTGCGCCCAGTACCCCCCTTGCCCGAGGCGAGACGGAAAAGCCCAAGGGCGCGCCGGCAAAACCGCCTGGAGCGCCTCCTCGCCCACTTCCGGGAGGCGAGGCCCAGGGTCCTGCCCCTTTCCTTTCCCCCTGAGCCGGAAAGGCTTTACGGCCTCCTGGACCCCGAGGGGTTTTTCCTAGCCTACGGGCGGCTTTTGGCCCACACCCCGGGGGAGGGCCTCTTCCTCACCCCCACCCAGGGCGAGGTGGCCCAGGTGGTGCCCACCCGGCTAAGCCTTGCCCTTAGCGCACTACCAGGTTGAGGATCTTCCCCGGCACGTAGATCTCCTTCATCACCTCCTTGCCCTTCAGGTGCGCCTGGACGTTGGGCACCTTCTTGGCCTCCGCCAGGGCCACCTCCAAGGGGGCATCCTTGGAAATCCTGATGGTGCCCCGCACCCTTCCGTTCACCTGTACCGCCACCTCCACCACGTCCCGCTCCAGGGCGCTTTCGTCCAGCTCGGGCCAGCCCGCCTCAAAGAGGCTATCGGGCCAGAAGCGGTGCCAAAGCTCCTCGGCGATGTGGGGGGCGAAGGGAAAGAGCATCTGCAGGTAGTAGCGGATGGCGGTGCGGTAGACGGGGGTCACGGGGCGCTTGCGGCGGTACTCGTAGAGGGCGTTCAAGAGCTCCATGAGGGCGGCGATGGCGGTGTTGAAGCGGAGGGCCTCGAGGTCCTGCGTCACCTTCTTAAGGGTTTCGTGGAGCTTCCCGTAAAGCGCCTTGTCCTCCCCCTCCAAAGCCTCCGCCTGGAACTGGCCCGAGATGGCCAAAAGGGCCTCCTGGTCCTCCACCACCCGCCGCCACACCCGGTTCAGGAAGCGCCAGGCCCCCTGCACCCCCTCCTCGGTCCAGACCATCTCGTTCTCGGGGGGGGCGGCGAAGAGGATGGTGATGCGGGCGATGTCCGCCCCCTCCTCCTTGACAAAGGGCCCCACCATGACCCCGTTGCCCTTGGACTTGCTCATTACCGCCGGCTTCCAGAGGTGGAGGGTGCCGTCCTCGTGGGGCCTGAGCTCAGCCCCCATCTTCCTCACGTCCTCCAGGGAAAGCTCGTTTTCCCCAATCTCCAGCTGGATGCGGGTGGGCTCGGGGAGGCGCACCCGGTCCCCTTCCACCTCCACGGGCCCGAAGTCCGTCCAGGCCATGACCATGCCCTGGGTGAAGAGGCCCTGGAAAGGCTCCTCCACCCCCACCATGCCCAGGTCGTGGAGGAACTTGGTGAAGAAGCGGCTATAGAGGAGGTGCAAGACGGCGTGCTCCACCCCGCCGATGTACTGGTCCACCGGCATCCAGAAGTCCGCCTTCTCCCGGGCGAAGGGGAGGCGTTCGTTCTTGGGATCCGCGTAGCGGAGGTAGTACCAGGAGCTGTCAAAGAAGGTGTCCATGGTGTCGGTGTCCCGCTTGGCGGGGCCGCCGCACTGGGGACAGGTGGTCTCGTAGAACTCGGGGTGGGCCTCCAGGGGGCTTTTCCCCTTGGGGCGGATGTCCTCCACGTCCTTGAGGTCGGGGAGGAGGACGGGAAGCTCCTCCTCGGGCACCGGCACCACGCCGCAGGTGGGGCAGTGGACCATGGGGATGGGGGTGCCCCAGTAGCGCTGGCGGCTGATGAGCCAGTCCCGCAGGCGGTAGGTGATGCGGGCCTTACCCAAGCCCTTTTCCTCCAGCCAGGCAATGACCTTCCGCTTGCCCTCCTCGCTTTCCGTGCCGTCAAAGGGGCCGGAGTTCACCATGATGCCCGGCTCCTCGTAGGCCCCCTCCAGGGGCTCGGGAAGGGGCTCGCCGGGGCGTTCAATCACCTTCTTGATGGGGAGGCCGTACTTCTTGGCGAACTCGTAGTCCCGGCTGTCGTGGGCGGGCACGGCCATGATGGCCCCGGTGCCGTAGCCATAGAGCACGTAGTCGGCGGTCCAGATGGGGATCCGCTCCCCGGTGGCGGGGTTAAGGGCGTAGGCCCCCAGGAAAACCCCCGTCTTCTCCCGCCCTTCCGCCTGGCGCTCAATCTCCGTCTTGCGCTTGGCCGCCTCCACGTAGGCCAAGACCTCCTCCCGGCGCTCGGGGGCGGCAAGCTCCAGGGTCAAGGGGTGCTCGGGGGCCAGGACCATGAAGGTGGCCCCGAAGAGGGTGTCGGGGCGGGTGGTGAAGACGGTGATCCTCTCCTCGCGCCCCTCCACGGGGAAGTGGATCTCCGCCCCTTCCGAGCGGCCGATCCAGGCCCGTTGCATGGCCTTCACCTTCTCGGGCCAGTCCAGGCCCTCGAGGTCCCGAAGGAGCCGGTCGGCGTAGGCGGTGATGCGCAGGTACCACTGCTCCAGCTCCCGCTTTTCCACCAAAGTGTCCTCGTGCCGCCAGCAACGCCCCTCCACCACCTGTTCGTTGGCGAGGACCGTCTGGCACTTGGGGCACCAGTTCACAAGGCCCTTGGCCCGGTAGGCCAGGCCCTTCTCCCACATCTTGAGGAAGATCCACTGGTTCCAGCGGTAGTAGTCGGGCTCACAGGTGGTCACCTCCCGGTCCCAGTCGTAAAGGATGCCCATGAGCTCCAGGCTCTCCTTGGCCTGGCGGATGTTCTGGTAGGTCCAGTCCCGGGGGTGGACGCCGAACTTCAAGGCGGCGTTCTCCGCCGGCAGGCCGAAGGCGTCCCAGCCCATGGGGTGGAGGACCTCGTAGCCCTGCACCCGGCGGAAGCGGGCGAGGACGTCCCCCATGGTGTAGTTCTTCAGGTGGCCCATGTGCAGGTCCCCGGAGGGGTAGGGGAACATGACGAGGACGTACTGCTTGCCCCGCTTCCCCGGGACCTCCTTGGCCTT encodes:
- the leuS gene encoding leucine--tRNA ligase, with product MEKYNPHAIEPKWQRFWKQKGFMKAKEVPGKRGKQYVLVMFPYPSGDLHMGHLKNYTMGDVLARFRRVQGYEVLHPMGWDAFGLPAENAALKFGVHPRDWTYQNIRQAKESLELMGILYDWDREVTTCEPDYYRWNQWIFLKMWEKGLAYRAKGLVNWCPKCQTVLANEQVVEGRCWRHEDTLVEKRELEQWYLRITAYADRLLRDLEGLDWPEKVKAMQRAWIGRSEGAEIHFPVEGREERITVFTTRPDTLFGATFMVLAPEHPLTLELAAPERREEVLAYVEAAKRKTEIERQAEGREKTGVFLGAYALNPATGERIPIWTADYVLYGYGTGAIMAVPAHDSRDYEFAKKYGLPIKKVIERPGEPLPEPLEGAYEEPGIMVNSGPFDGTESEEGKRKVIAWLEEKGLGKARITYRLRDWLISRQRYWGTPIPMVHCPTCGVVPVPEEELPVLLPDLKDVEDIRPKGKSPLEAHPEFYETTCPQCGGPAKRDTDTMDTFFDSSWYYLRYADPKNERLPFAREKADFWMPVDQYIGGVEHAVLHLLYSRFFTKFLHDLGMVGVEEPFQGLFTQGMVMAWTDFGPVEVEGDRVRLPEPTRIQLEIGENELSLEDVRKMGAELRPHEDGTLHLWKPAVMSKSKGNGVMVGPFVKEEGADIARITILFAAPPENEMVWTEEGVQGAWRFLNRVWRRVVEDQEALLAISGQFQAEALEGEDKALYGKLHETLKKVTQDLEALRFNTAIAALMELLNALYEYRRKRPVTPVYRTAIRYYLQMLFPFAPHIAEELWHRFWPDSLFEAGWPELDESALERDVVEVAVQVNGRVRGTIRISKDAPLEVALAEAKKVPNVQAHLKGKEVMKEIYVPGKILNLVVR
- a CDS encoding Clp1/GlmU family protein yields the protein MLLLLGPTDVGKTTLAHRLLEKLGEAYLLDLDPGQGALPGTFTLFRYREGTLTPVRRYLLGATSPAGLTARAVVGALRLARLIPRGSPAVADTDGLLDPEFRLLQAEALRPAEILILGSEALHQAFAWRRDLKVRPVPPLPEARRKSPRARRQNRLERLLAHFREARPRVLPLSFPPEPERLYGLLDPEGFFLAYGRLLAHTPGEGLFLTPTQGEVAQVVPTRLSLALSALPG